A genomic region of Bernardetia sp. ABR2-2B contains the following coding sequences:
- the ccsA gene encoding cytochrome c biogenesis protein CcsA gives MTLLKKHWWKIACVIILFYTIIGGLLVQVPRLNILNETIRNLFFHVPMWFGMVLMLLASVIYSIMYLKTSNPKHDDWAVELANSGIAFGVLGILTGMWWARFTWGQFWSGDPKQNASAIALLIYFGYLLLRSALPDDEKRGRISAVFNIFAFATYIPLIYILPRMVNSLHPGAEGNPAFSAYDYDNDLKQVFYIAIIGWTLLGVWVAQLRVRMRRLEYKTLFD, from the coding sequence ATGACTTTACTCAAAAAACATTGGTGGAAAATTGCTTGTGTAATTATCCTTTTTTATACAATCATTGGAGGACTTTTGGTACAAGTTCCACGCCTAAATATTCTCAACGAAACTATCAGAAATCTATTCTTTCACGTTCCGATGTGGTTTGGAATGGTTCTGATGCTTCTTGCTTCTGTTATTTATTCGATAATGTATCTCAAAACCTCCAATCCAAAACATGACGATTGGGCAGTAGAACTCGCAAATTCTGGAATTGCTTTTGGCGTGTTAGGAATCTTGACAGGAATGTGGTGGGCAAGATTTACGTGGGGACAATTTTGGAGTGGCGACCCAAAACAAAATGCTTCTGCAATCGCTCTTCTGATTTATTTTGGTTATTTACTTTTGCGTAGTGCCTTGCCAGATGATGAAAAACGAGGTAGAATAAGTGCTGTTTTTAATATTTTTGCCTTTGCCACTTATATTCCACTCATTTATATTTTGCCTAGAATGGTAAACTCATTGCATCCAGGGGCAGAAGGAAATCCTGCTTTTAGTGCCTATGATTATGATAATGATTTAAAACAAGTTTTTTATATTGCCATTATTGGATGGACACTTTTGGGTGTTTGGGTGGCACAGCTTCGTGTCAGAATGCGAAGACTTGAATACAAAACACTTTTTGATTAA
- a CDS encoding CcmD family protein: MKNIYLLLLIFSFAFLPFAAIAQAEKTDQTETTKNGKIPVTQRDYENTEVAMADTFREDGKIYVVVAVLATIFAGIVVFLVVTESKLKKLEDLVYSERKSKETTHKVL, encoded by the coding sequence ATGAAAAATATATATCTACTTTTACTCATTTTCTCTTTTGCTTTTTTACCTTTTGCAGCAATAGCACAGGCAGAAAAAACTGACCAAACAGAAACAACTAAAAACGGAAAAATCCCTGTTACGCAGCGAGATTATGAAAATACAGAAGTTGCAATGGCTGATACATTCAGAGAAGATGGCAAAATTTACGTTGTAGTAGCTGTTTTAGCGACTATTTTTGCAGGAATTGTAGTCTTTTTGGTAGTTACAGAATCCAAACTCAAAAAACTAGAAGATTTAGTATATTCTGAAAGAAAGTCTAAAGAGACGACACACAAAGTTTTATAA
- a CDS encoding cytochrome c maturation protein CcmE: MKISHIIVLVIIAVGIGIFVSSSENASQYVDFDKALSIAKNGSDNKIHVVGELPRDANGEVIGIEYNPMADANFMAFQLVDEKGKKQRVITSTPPPSMTDFKRSEKVVVIGRYESAENDAQFVVSDILLKCPSKYEENTVAVK; this comes from the coding sequence ATGAAAATTTCACATATAATTGTTCTCGTTATTATTGCTGTTGGTATCGGAATTTTTGTTAGTTCTAGTGAAAATGCCAGTCAGTATGTAGATTTTGACAAAGCTCTTTCCATTGCTAAAAATGGTAGTGATAACAAAATTCATGTTGTAGGTGAACTTCCTAGAGATGCAAATGGCGAAGTAATAGGGATTGAATACAATCCAATGGCAGATGCTAATTTTATGGCATTTCAGCTTGTTGATGAAAAAGGAAAAAAACAGCGTGTCATTACAAGCACTCCTCCACCTTCAATGACGGATTTTAAACGCTCTGAAAAGGTAGTTGTTATTGGGAGATATGAAAGTGCTGAAAACGATGCACAGTTTGTAGTAAGTGATATTCTCCTCAAATGTCCTTCTAAGTATGAAGAAAATACCGTAGCTGTGAAATAA
- a CDS encoding DUF427 domain-containing protein, translating to MKAIWNGQVIAESDTTVQIEGNHYFPADSVKKEFLKESDHKSMCPWKGTASYYSLDVDGEENKNAVWYYPTPKDAAKEIGGKMAFWKGVEVVK from the coding sequence ATGAAAGCAATATGGAATGGGCAAGTGATTGCAGAAAGTGATACTACTGTGCAAATAGAAGGAAATCATTATTTTCCTGCTGACTCTGTTAAAAAAGAATTTTTGAAAGAAAGCGACCATAAAAGTATGTGTCCTTGGAAGGGAACAGCCTCTTATTATTCGTTAGATGTAGATGGAGAGGAAAATAAAAATGCAGTTTGGTATTATCCAACTCCAAAAGATGCAGCTAAAGAAATAGGTGGTAAAATGGCTTTTTGGAAAGGAGTCGAAGTTGTAAAATAA
- a CDS encoding AraC family transcriptional regulator, translated as MSITLSESTTYQSNRTALSIFNYSDKNKTSSTHSVSALKPKTIQTGKVTLVVVLEGTVSFESKEYKQSCTIGESLIIPPHKAVRLEALQLEEKPNKKNTKTKKNGLSWLELEVPIEIINLTISQYNKIGVTEDDCKLRVENNSVWQFGETPINVTHDTTIKKAITRLIDLFTEEHYNKDVFIDFAIRELILRFVRTPSRDRIDLEKNDESENETNPSIEAVLGYIKEHIDEPISIDTLTDIASMSKAAFFRTFKETLDISPIDYINRERVEIAKNRLVDISKSVTDICYELGYNHMTYFIRVFKKYEGITPKQFQMKQNKENIKSEQNEKDNNSEEEK; from the coding sequence ATGTCTATTACTCTTTCAGAATCTACAACGTATCAATCTAATAGAACAGCTTTATCCATATTTAATTATTCTGATAAAAATAAAACTAGCTCTACTCATTCTGTTAGTGCTTTAAAACCTAAAACTATTCAAACTGGTAAGGTTACTTTAGTAGTTGTTTTGGAAGGCACTGTTAGTTTTGAATCCAAAGAATATAAGCAAAGTTGTACCATAGGCGAATCATTGATTATCCCTCCTCATAAAGCTGTTCGTTTGGAAGCTCTACAACTAGAAGAAAAACCAAATAAGAAAAACACTAAAACTAAAAAAAATGGTCTTTCTTGGTTAGAACTAGAAGTTCCTATCGAAATAATTAACCTAACTATTTCTCAATACAATAAAATAGGAGTAACAGAAGACGATTGTAAATTAAGAGTAGAAAATAATTCAGTTTGGCAGTTTGGAGAAACTCCTATTAATGTTACGCACGATACAACTATTAAAAAAGCAATTACACGATTAATTGATTTATTTACAGAAGAACATTATAATAAAGATGTTTTTATAGATTTTGCCATTAGAGAACTTATTTTACGATTTGTCAGAACTCCTTCAAGAGATAGAATAGATTTGGAAAAAAATGATGAATCAGAAAACGAAACCAATCCAAGTATTGAGGCTGTTTTGGGCTATATAAAAGAACATATTGACGAACCTATTTCTATCGATACGCTAACAGATATTGCCAGTATGAGTAAGGCAGCATTTTTCAGGACATTTAAAGAAACATTAGATATTTCGCCCATTGATTATATAAATAGAGAGCGTGTAGAAATAGCAAAAAATCGCTTGGTAGATATTTCGAAATCAGTTACAGATATTTGTTATGAGCTAGGTTATAACCACATGACCTATTTTATTCGGGTCTTTAAAAAATATGAAGGAATCACTCCCAAACAGTTTCAGATGAAACAAAATAAAGAAAATATCAAAAGTGAGCAGAATGAAAAAGATAATAATTCAGAAGAAGAAAAGTAG
- a CDS encoding S41 family peptidase, with amino-acid sequence MSFLQFLNKTKKISVALAIACTGFVSSSTFAQEAEKPFLRYPAISPDGQTVAFSFQGDIWSVPVEGGKATRLTIHEAYEFNPHFSPDGKMIAFQGDRYGNDDVFVMETVGSMPMRLTYRSSGDNLAGWTNDNSLLFTARRDFAQAEWAQEIQKISATGGTPSRYFDALGYTPSMSPDGRFVAYVDGYNKPTRKNYRGSANRDIYLYDTKTKKYTQLTTFAGNDMHPDWSDSRNLFFVSEADESYNLYKINLTDEGAINGTTQQLTTFKDDGVRHFDVSKDGKTIVLEQGTGVFKLDVDSKKIEPLNVNVTYDYRFDPIERKTYSNRLQEYSVSPNGKLVTFAVRGEVFLMENDKENKRTVRLTNSAFREQEVAFLNDSTVLIVSDREGQKDIFMVNSADEKENSLFRTLKYETTRLTETPVHEDNLTVSPNGKKISFTRSNKLIIADIDGKTGKISNEKVILEGWNSADGLQWSPDSKWIAYSQEDLNFNAEVYITAADGSTKPVNISYHPRIDSEPFWSKDGSKLGFISERNNGDADVWFVWLNKKDWQKTKSDWEEKISYDDDEVETNSSSSKKDDDKDKKDDKKKEVEPIEIDFDRIHERLVQVTMMNGNESDLVISDDGETFYFVTNRGGWSASTDDQDLYSVKWNGDERKPLTQGGTTPYGVSLSPDGKELFYVARGGSLFKVPVATGKPEGLSFSARMEIDYEKEREGIFNEVWSLINERFYDPKFHGENWQELGKKYKDWTQKASSERDFEAMMNLMLGELNASHMGYYAGDRAETQRERTGLLGTEIVMTKEGAKVMRVIPNSPADKEFSKIMVGDVITSVDGQEVKMDENFYNLFADKSDIRTVLGVQNTKGETREVVIRPVSSLGDELYEEWVRERQKLTEKYSNGKLGYIHIEGMNWQSFERFERELAAQGEGKEGLVIDVRFNGGGWTTDYLMAILTTKQHAYTVPRGATEDLKNQKDFAGYYPYGERLPFPVWTKPSIALCNANSYSNAEIFSHAYKTLGLGTLVGQPTFGAVISTGAGRLIDGSVVRLPFRGWYVKGSGMNMENNGAQPDVLVENSPNAKANNEDEQLKKSVEILLKQIAEKKTSSGKP; translated from the coding sequence ATGTCATTTTTACAATTTCTAAATAAAACCAAAAAAATAAGTGTAGCCTTGGCTATCGCTTGTACTGGTTTTGTCTCTTCTTCTACGTTTGCACAGGAAGCAGAGAAGCCTTTTTTGCGTTACCCTGCCATCAGTCCAGACGGTCAAACGGTTGCCTTCTCGTTTCAAGGTGATATTTGGTCTGTGCCTGTGGAGGGTGGAAAAGCGACACGCCTAACCATTCATGAAGCCTACGAATTTAATCCTCATTTTAGCCCAGACGGCAAAATGATTGCTTTTCAAGGCGATCGTTATGGAAATGATGATGTTTTTGTAATGGAAACAGTTGGTTCAATGCCGATGCGACTTACTTACCGTTCTTCGGGCGATAATTTAGCAGGTTGGACAAATGATAATTCACTTTTATTTACAGCTCGTCGTGATTTTGCACAGGCAGAGTGGGCGCAAGAAATTCAGAAAATTTCTGCAACAGGAGGAACTCCATCACGCTATTTTGATGCGCTAGGTTATACGCCTTCGATGTCGCCAGATGGTCGTTTTGTAGCGTATGTAGATGGTTATAATAAGCCAACAAGAAAAAATTATCGTGGCTCTGCAAATCGTGATATATATTTATACGATACCAAAACTAAAAAATATACACAGCTTACGACTTTTGCAGGAAACGATATGCACCCAGATTGGTCAGACAGTCGCAATTTATTCTTTGTGAGCGAAGCTGATGAAAGTTATAACCTTTATAAAATTAACCTGACAGATGAAGGAGCAATAAATGGAACAACACAACAACTCACTACTTTCAAAGATGATGGCGTACGTCATTTTGATGTCAGTAAAGATGGAAAAACAATCGTTTTGGAACAAGGAACAGGCGTTTTTAAACTAGATGTTGATTCTAAAAAAATTGAACCATTGAATGTAAATGTAACCTATGATTATCGTTTTGACCCAATAGAAAGAAAAACATATAGTAATCGTTTGCAAGAATATTCAGTTTCTCCGAATGGAAAATTGGTAACTTTTGCAGTTCGTGGGGAAGTATTTTTGATGGAAAATGATAAAGAAAACAAAAGAACGGTAAGACTTACAAATAGTGCTTTCCGTGAACAAGAAGTTGCTTTTCTAAATGATTCTACTGTTTTGATTGTTTCTGATAGAGAAGGACAGAAAGATATTTTCATGGTCAATTCTGCTGATGAAAAAGAAAATAGTTTGTTTAGAACATTAAAATACGAAACTACTCGTCTGACCGAAACACCAGTACATGAAGATAACTTGACCGTTTCGCCTAATGGAAAGAAAATTTCTTTTACTCGTTCAAACAAACTTATCATTGCTGATATTGATGGGAAAACAGGAAAGATAAGCAATGAAAAAGTCATTTTAGAAGGTTGGAATTCTGCTGATGGTTTGCAATGGTCGCCTGATAGCAAATGGATTGCATACAGTCAAGAAGATTTGAATTTTAATGCAGAAGTGTATATCACAGCAGCAGATGGAAGTACAAAACCAGTAAATATTAGTTATCATCCTCGTATTGATAGCGAACCTTTTTGGAGTAAAGATGGAAGTAAATTAGGTTTTATTTCAGAGCGTAACAACGGAGATGCTGATGTTTGGTTTGTTTGGCTTAATAAAAAAGACTGGCAAAAAACAAAAAGCGATTGGGAAGAAAAGATAAGTTACGACGACGACGAAGTAGAAACGAACAGTAGTTCATCTAAAAAAGATGATGACAAGGACAAAAAAGATGACAAAAAGAAAGAAGTAGAACCTATCGAAATTGATTTTGATAGAATCCACGAACGCCTTGTACAAGTAACAATGATGAACGGCAATGAGTCTGACTTAGTCATTTCTGATGATGGCGAAACGTTTTATTTTGTTACTAATCGTGGTGGCTGGTCTGCCTCTACTGATGACCAAGATTTATATTCTGTAAAATGGAATGGCGATGAAAGAAAACCTCTTACACAAGGAGGAACAACGCCTTATGGAGTAAGCTTATCGCCTGATGGAAAGGAATTATTTTATGTTGCTCGTGGTGGTTCACTTTTCAAAGTTCCTGTTGCAACTGGAAAACCAGAAGGTTTATCTTTTTCTGCTCGTATGGAAATTGATTATGAAAAAGAAAGAGAAGGAATTTTTAATGAAGTTTGGAGTTTGATAAATGAACGTTTTTATGACCCTAAATTTCACGGTGAAAACTGGCAAGAATTAGGCAAAAAATATAAAGACTGGACTCAAAAAGCATCTTCTGAACGTGATTTTGAAGCCATGATGAATTTGATGTTAGGAGAACTCAATGCAAGTCACATGGGATATTATGCAGGAGATAGAGCCGAAACACAGCGTGAACGTACAGGTCTTTTAGGAACTGAAATCGTAATGACCAAAGAAGGTGCAAAGGTAATGCGTGTAATTCCAAATAGCCCTGCTGATAAAGAATTTAGCAAAATAATGGTAGGCGATGTTATTACTTCAGTAGATGGACAAGAAGTAAAAATGGATGAAAACTTCTATAACCTTTTTGCTGATAAGTCTGATATTCGTACTGTTTTGGGAGTCCAAAATACAAAAGGAGAAACGAGGGAAGTTGTTATCCGTCCTGTGTCTTCTTTGGGAGATGAATTGTATGAAGAATGGGTAAGAGAACGTCAAAAATTGACCGAAAAATATTCGAATGGAAAGCTTGGTTATATCCACATCGAAGGAATGAACTGGCAAAGTTTTGAGCGTTTTGAAAGAGAATTGGCTGCACAAGGCGAAGGAAAAGAAGGGTTAGTAATTGATGTTCGTTTCAATGGTGGTGGCTGGACTACCGACTATTTAATGGCAATTCTGACAACGAAACAACATGCTTATACTGTTCCTAGAGGTGCAACAGAAGACTTGAAAAATCAAAAAGATTTTGCAGGTTATTATCCGTACGGTGAGCGTTTGCCTTTCCCTGTTTGGACAAAACCTTCTATTGCTCTTTGTAATGCAAATAGTTACTCAAATGCCGAAATTTTCTCACATGCTTATAAAACGTTAGGCTTGGGAACGCTTGTAGGACAGCCTACTTTCGGAGCTGTTATTTCTACTGGTGCAGGAAGATTGATTGATGGTTCAGTTGTTCGT